A window of the Arachis duranensis cultivar V14167 chromosome 5, aradu.V14167.gnm2.J7QH, whole genome shotgun sequence genome harbors these coding sequences:
- the LOC107491462 gene encoding LOW QUALITY PROTEIN: tryptophan aminotransferase-related protein 3 (The sequence of the model RefSeq protein was modified relative to this genomic sequence to represent the inferred CDS: inserted 1 base in 1 codon), with product MIFSNSKLTGHGSNRFGWAIVKDEGVYKKMEEYIQINTMGVSREAQLRALKLLNVVLEGNAKPFFQFGYATMRYRWTRLKQXSKSNRFTVQKLSRKYCSFYKTFKYPTPAYAWMKCEREEDKNCYETLKAAGISCHPGNYFSADDRLARVSISRSQDDFEILLNKLIYLVARDGINHSI from the exons ATGATATTTTCTAATTCCAAGCTCACAGGCCATGGTAGCAATAGATTTGG ATGGGCAATAGTGAAGGATGAAGGTGTATACAAAAAGATGGAAGAGTATATACAAATTAACACCATGGGAGTTTCTCGAGAGGCTCAGCTAAGAGCATTAAAGTTACTCAATGTGGTTCTTGAAGGAAATGCTAAACCCTTCTTTCAATTTGGATATGCGACAATGAGGTATCGATGGACAAGGCTTAAAC GTTCTAAGTCTAATCGTTTTACCGTACAGAAATTATCTCGTAAATATTGCTCATTTTACAAAACATTCAAATATCCTACACCAG CCTATGCATGGATGAAGTGTGAGAGAGAAGAAGACAAGAATTGCTATGAAACTCTGAAAGCTGCTGGAATCAGTTGCCACCCTGGCAATTATTTCAGTGCAGATGATCGCTTGGCACGTGTAAGTATCTCTAGAAGCCAAGATGATTTTGAGATACTACTCAACAAACTCATATATCTTGTTGCTAGGGATGGAATTAACCATAGTATATAA
- the LOC127747706 gene encoding tryptophan aminotransferase-related protein 4-like, giving the protein MAKRKNLVVYMYLLALTLIMISISASNPAFVSGEEDCDELDWSISAAEEAEIVDIVSCSGGELNIFEPFWREHARKSSVLVSGWHRMRYNYSDGSSISPLLVKNIRKLHEIVGNAITNERYIVFGSGSTQLINAAVYALSHKSSLLDPAKVLNTSPYCPVEIRTQLFSYEVDI; this is encoded by the exons ATGGCAAAGAGGAAGAACCTAGTAGTGTACATGTATTTATTAGCATTGACTCTAATAATGATATCAATATCTGCCTCTAACCCAGCATTTGTGAGTGGAGAAGAAGATTGTGATGAGTTAGATTGGAGTATCTCAGCTGCTGAAGAAGCTGAAATTGTGGATATTGTATCATGCTCAGG CGGGGAATTAAATATATTTGAGCCATTTTGGAGGGAGCATGCAAGAAAAAGTTCAGTGTTGGTATCAGGGTGGCATAGAATGAGATACAATTATAGTGATGGATCATCAATTTCTCCATTGCTGGTGAAGAATATAAGAAAACTACATGAGATTGTTGGAAATGCAATCACTAATGAAAGGTACATTGTGTTTGGAAGTGGTTCAACACAACTTATCAATGCCGCAGTTTATGCATTGTCTCACAAATCATCATTATTGGATCCAGCAAAAGTACTCAACACATCTCCATATTGTCCT GTAGAAATTCGTACGCAATTGTTTTCGtatgaagttgatatttga
- the LOC127739573 gene encoding tryptophan aminotransferase-related protein 4-like encodes MMSPIYLTLTISILISLCSSNLFVCGTEWKPTWSTGAAEEAEAVAAIPCSGHGRAYLDGLVLNGHEPVCECNPCYSGSDCSNFSSHCAANAGDGDPYFLEPFWMRHAASSAVLVSGWHRMGYTYSDGSYISQLLVDHIKKLHEIVGNAVTDGRYIVFGGGSTQLFNAAVYAFSPNNNHSSSLNPAKVVATAPHFPVYRTQTELFNSRDYRYEGDTSLWKNNTDNNGTTFIEFVTSPNNPDGKLTKAVLEGPNVKTINDRAYYWPHFTPLPSPADDDLTTFTISKLTGHAGTRFGWAIIKDKGVYEKMLTYLELNTVGISREAQLRALKLLNVILEEGDRKEIFQFGYSTMRDRWSRLKQIISKSKRFSLQKLSPQYCTFFKRVRDPSPAYAWLKCEREEDKNCYEILKAAGINGHEGSMYSDDDRYVRLSLIRSQDDFDILINKFTVLVAKD; translated from the exons ATGATGAGTCCAATTTATTTAACACTCACTATCAGCATCTTAATTTCATTGTGTAGCTCAAACTTGTTTGTGTGTGGAACAGAATGGAAGCCAACTTGGAGCACCGGTGCGGCGGAGGAAGCGGAGGCAGTGGCGGCGATACCATGCTCCGGGCATGGAAGAGCATACTTAGATGGCTTGGTTCTGAACGGCCATGAACCTGTTTGTGAATGCAATCCATGTTATAGTGGCTCCGATTGCTCCAACTTTTCATCTCATTGTGCTGCTAATGCTGGAGA CGGAGATCCATATTTTCTAGAACCGTTTTGGATGAGGCATGCAGCAAGTAGTGCAGTGTTAGTATCAGGGTGGCACAGAATGGGATACACATACAGTGATGGATCATACATATCACAGTTGCTGGTGGATCATATAAAAAAACTGCATGAGATTGTTGGAAATGCAGTCACTGATGGAAGGTACATAGTATTTGGCGGTGGATCAACACAACTCTTCAATGCTGCAGTTTATGCATTCTCTCCTAACAACAATCACTCTTCTTCCCTCAATCCAGCAAAAGTAGTAGCCACTGCCCCACATTTCCCA GTGTATAGAACACAAACAGAGCTTTTCAATTCAAGGGATTATAGATATGAAGGGGACACATCTTTATGGAAGAACAACACAGATAATAATGGCACAACATTCATTGAATTTGTGACTTCACCAAACAATCCAGATGGGAAATTAACTAAGGCAGTTCTTGAAGGACCAAACGTTAAAACCATTAATGATAGAGCTTATTATTGGCCACATTTCACACCTCTTCCTTCTCCAGCTGATGATGATCTCACAACTTTTACAATTTCTAAGCTCACAGGTCATGCTGGCACTAGATTTGG ATGGGCAATAATAAAGGATAAGGGTGTGTACGAAAAGATGTTGACATACTTAGAATTAAACACGGTGGGAATTTCTCGGGAGGCACAGCTTAGAGCTTTGAAGCTTTTGAATGTAATTCTTGAAGAAGGAGATAGAAAAGAAATATTCCAATTTGGATATTCAACAATGAGAGATCGCTGGTCAAGGCTCAAACAAATTATATCAAAGTCAAAACGTTTTTCTTTACAGAAACTATCTCCTCAATATTGCACATTCTTCAAAAGAGTTCGAGATCCTTCACCAG CATACGCGTGGTTGAAGTGTGAGAGAGAAGAAGATAAGAATTGCTATGAGATTCTTAAAGCTGCTGGCATTAATGGCCATGAAGGAAGTATGTATAGTGATGATGATCGTTACGTGCGTCTCAGTCTCATAAGAAGCCAAGATGATTTTGATATTCTTATAAACAAGTTCACTGTTCTTGTTGCTAAGGATTAG